From the genome of Trueperaceae bacterium:
CGCCAGGCCGGCCAGGCCGCGCCCATCGGCACCCTGGCGGACGACCTGCGCTCCCTGGCCCTGGCGTCGCGCCTGCTGGCCGAGACGCGCGAGGCGCGCGGCGTCGTGGCCGTCTAGGACGCTGCGCTAGACTTGCCGCCATGGACCTGGACGTCCGGGCGGTCCTGCCCCACCGCTACCCCTTCCTCTTCGTCGACAGGCTCGTCTCCCTCGAGGGCGACGACTTCGAGTGCGTCAAGAACGTCACCCACGACGAGCCGTTCTTCGCGGGGCACTTCCCCCAGGAGCCGGTGATGCCGGGCGTGCTGATCGTCGAGGCGCTGGCGCAGGCGGCCGGCGTCGCGCTGGCGGCGCGCGAGGGCGGCGCGCCCGCGGGCATCGGCTACCTGGCCGGCATCGAGGGCGCGCGCTTCCGCCGCAAGGTCGTGCCCGGCGACGTCCTGCGGCTCACCGGCCGCATCGTCGCGTTCCGGCGCGGGCTGTGCAAGGTCGAGGCCAAGGCCCTGGTCGGCGAGGAGGTCGCCGCCGAGGCCTCGCTGTCGTTCCTCTACTCCTCCTGAGATGAGCGCGGCCGTGCCAGGGTCAGCAGGCGGCGCGCCGGCCGAGCCGGGCGCGCCGCCCCGCGTCGCCCGCACCGCCGTCGTCGAGGACCCCTCATCGCTCGCCCCCGGCGTGACGGTGGCGGCCGGCGCCTACGTGGCGGCCGGCGCCGCGCTGGGCGCGGGCGTGACCGTGGGGCCCGGCGTCGTGGTCGAGGGCGGGGTGCGGGTGGGGGCCGGCACGCGGCTGCTCGCCGGCACGGTCCTCCACAGCGGCGTGGAGGTCGGCGCGCGCTGCGCCGTCGGGCCATACGCCGTGCTGGGCGGCGAGCCCATGGACACGGCCTTCCGCGGCGAGGAGAGCCGCGTCCTCATCGAGGACGACGTGACGATCCGCGAGTTCGTCACCGTGCACCGCGCCACCGGCGAGGGCGAGGTCACGCGCGTGGGCGCCGGCACGCTGCTCATGAGCTACGTCCACGTCTCGCACAACACCGTCGTGGGCCGGCGCTGCGTCCTCACCACCTGCGTGCAGCTCGGCGGCCACTCCGTCGTCGGCGACAGGGCGAACCTGGGGTCGAACAGCCTCCTCCACCAGTTCTGCCGCGTCGGCGCCTACGCGATGTTCGGGGCGGCCAGCGCCGCGAACCAGGACGTCCTGCCGTTCGCGATGGCGCGCGGCAACCCGGCCAGGCACTACCGCCTCAACACCGTGGGCCTGCGGCGGGCCGGCTTCGACGGCGAGCGCTACCGCCACCTCGAGGACGCGCTGCGGGCCCTGCGCCGCCGCGACACGGCCGCGCTCGAGGAGCTCGCCACCGTGAGCCGGGACGCGGCCGAGCTCCTGGAGTTCGTGCGCACCAGCCGGCGCGGCGTCCTGAAGTTCGTGACGGGGGGAAGATGAGCCAGGTCGTGCTCGTCAGCAACGGCCCGGGCGAGCTCTACACCTGGGTCGCCCCCGTGGTCAGGGAGCTCAGGCGCGCCCTGCCGGACGCGCGCGTCTCCGTGGCGCTGGTGCCGTGCCAGTTCGCGGCCGGCAACGAGCCAGAGGTCGCGGCGTCGTTCGGGCCCGACCACGTGTCGCGCCCCGCCGAGTACCTGCGGGCGCTGGCCGCCGGCACGGTGCCGGCCGGCCTGGCCGACGCGGGCGCCGGACCGGGGGCCGTCGTCGGCCTCGGGGGCAGCGCCGCCGCGCCGGTCGCGCTGGGACGCAGGCTGCGCTTCCCGGCGTTCCGCTACAGCTTCGAGCCGTACTGGCACCGCGGGCTCGAGCTCCTGCTCCTGCCCGACGAGAAGGTGCGCGACAGGGCGCTGCGGCGCGGCTCGCCGGGCTCGGCGCTGCGCGTCGTCGGCAACCTCGTCGCCGACGCGGTCGAGGCGGCGGAGCCGCCGGCGGAGAGAGGCGACCCGCACGTGCTCGTCTTCGCCGGCAGCCGCGACCAGTTCGCACTGCACCTGATCCCGTTCATGATCGCGCTGGTCGACAGGCTCGCGCGCGAGCTGCCGCGCGCGCGGTTCGTGTGGCCGGTGAGCCGCATGCTGCGCCCGAGGACGCTCGAGGCGGGCATCGCCGGCGAGGCGGCGGCGACGCTCGCGGGCGCGGCCGGGCGCCGCGAGGGCGACGTCGTGTACACGCCCGGCGGCGGGCGCATCGAGCTGGTGCCCGAGGAGCAGCGCTACGCGCACATGCGCGCCGCCGACCTGGCCGTGACGATCCCCGGCACGAACACGCTCGAGCTGGGCGTGGCGGGCGTGCCGGCCCTGGTGCTGCTGCCGCTGAACAGGCCCGAGCTCATCCCGCTCGAGGGCGCGGGCCACTGGCTGGGCCTCGTGCCGCTGGTGGGCCGCTACCTGAAGCGCTACGCGGTGAGGCTCTTCGTCGAGCGCCTGGCCGTGCCGGTGTCGCTGCCCAACCGCATCACCGGCGAGGACCTGATGGTCGAGGTCTCCGGCCGGGTCCACCCCGACGCCGTCGCCGAGCGCGCCCTCGCCCTCGTCGCCGACGAGGACGACCTGGCGCGGCGCCGCCGGCGCCTGCGCGAGACGATGCCGCGCCCCGGCGCCGCCGCCGCGCTGGTGGACGTCGTCGCGTCCCACGCCGGCCTATGAGCGCCGCCGACGACCCGCGCGTGCCCACGGCGCGCTCGCTGCTGTGGCCCCGGCGCCCCAGCGCCTACCTGGGCGTGCTGGCGGCGGTGGCGAGCGCCGTGTCCCGCGTCGCCGTGGTGCCCCTGTTCGTGACCCCGCTGTTCGACAGGGCGCTCGCCGACCCGTCGGCCCTCCCGGGGATGCTCCTCGTCGCCGGCGCCGTCGTGCTCGGCGGCAGCCTGGCCCTGTGGGCGCAGGACGCCCTGCTGGGGCGCGCGGCCGCGCTGTCGACGGCCGACGCGCGCCGGGCCGTCTACTCCGACCTCCTCCACCGACCGCCCGGGACCCTGCCCGGCTCCAGCGGCGCGCTGGCGAGCCGGGTGATCACGGACCTCAAGGAGGTCGAGAACTACGTCCGCTACGGCCTCGGCTCGCTGGTCGCCGAGAGCGTGACCCTGGGCCTGATCCTTGGCGCCCTGGTCAGGGCCGACGTGAGGGCGGCGGGTCTGCTGGCGGCGCTCGGGCTGCCGGCGGCGCTGGCGCT
Proteins encoded in this window:
- the fabZ gene encoding 3-hydroxyacyl-ACP dehydratase FabZ, whose translation is MDLDVRAVLPHRYPFLFVDRLVSLEGDDFECVKNVTHDEPFFAGHFPQEPVMPGVLIVEALAQAAGVALAAREGGAPAGIGYLAGIEGARFRRKVVPGDVLRLTGRIVAFRRGLCKVEAKALVGEEVAAEASLSFLYSS
- the lpxA gene encoding acyl-ACP--UDP-N-acetylglucosamine O-acyltransferase, yielding MPGSAGGAPAEPGAPPRVARTAVVEDPSSLAPGVTVAAGAYVAAGAALGAGVTVGPGVVVEGGVRVGAGTRLLAGTVLHSGVEVGARCAVGPYAVLGGEPMDTAFRGEESRVLIEDDVTIREFVTVHRATGEGEVTRVGAGTLLMSYVHVSHNTVVGRRCVLTTCVQLGGHSVVGDRANLGSNSLLHQFCRVGAYAMFGAASAANQDVLPFAMARGNPARHYRLNTVGLRRAGFDGERYRHLEDALRALRRRDTAALEELATVSRDAAELLEFVRTSRRGVLKFVTGGR